TCTTCAAATAAGGAAGATTTAACAGGAATAAACATAGAAATTCTTGATATATTAAAAAACAGATCTAATTTCATTCTATTTCTGAATTTACAGATTACACTTGACATATTTTTTGAAAAGGTAAATTTTCTCAATTTTAAAACAGGAAGTGAATATAAATTTTCAGAAATAGCAGATTTTTTAGTGGAAAATGGCTATGAACAGTCCTATATGGTTGAAAAGAAGGGTGAATTCAGCAGAAGGGGAGATATTCTTGATATTTTCCCGCCCAATATGGAAAATCCTATAAGATTTGAGTTTTTTGATGAAGAACTGGAAAGCATAAGGGAATTTGATGTGGACAGTCAGAGATCCCTGAGTAGACTTGAGGAAATAAAGATTTTTGGAAATATCCTGTCAGGAAATAACTATGAACTTGTTGAACTTATAGAAGAGCTGAGGGGGGATGATGTGATTATTGTCCTTGAAAATGAGGAACTGCTCAACTATAAGATGGAGGAATATATTTTAATCAATAGGGAAAAGGAAAATGTATATAGAAAAAGATTTGAAAATCTGAAAAAGAAGGGATCCATTATTGAAACTGTAAACTTTACTGAGGAACAGATGGAAACCTTTAAGGATAAGGAAAAGCTGAATAAACTGTCCAAAACTAAAAAAGTTCAGCTTTACACTAAAACTTATGCAAAAAAACTGGAAGATTACAGGGAAATATATAATAAAAAGCAGATAGATATTATAAATTATGAGCTGTTTGAAGGATTTATCGTCAAAGATACCTTTGTCCTTACTGACAGGGAACTTGACGGGTATATTTATGAGAAGAAAAGAAAAGTAAATAAAGGCATAAAATACAAGAAGGCAAATCAGATACTTGAAGATGACTATGTTATCCATGTCCAGTATGGAGTGGGAATTTACAAGGGAATACAGACTATGGACGGAACAGATTACCTGAAAATAAAGTATGCTGATGAGGATATCCTCTATATTCCTGTTGAAAAACTGAACAGGCTTGAAAAATATGTATCTTATGGTGAGGAGCCGAAACTTTATAAACTCGGGACAAGAGGGTTTAAAAGGAAAAGAAAGAAACTGGCTGAAGATATTGAAAAATTTGCTGCAGAACTTATTAAAATACAGGCTCAGAGACAGAGCCAGAACGGATTTGTATATCAGAAGGATACAGTCTGGCAGGAAGAATTTGAGGCACTGTTTCCATTTGAGGAAACTGAAGATCAGAAAAAGGCAATCAGGGATGTCAAGGAAGATATGGAAAGTCCTAGAATTATGGACAGAATTGTCTGCGGTGATGTAGGATATGGAAAAACTGAAGTTGCAATGAGGGCGGCCTTCAAGGCAATAGAAAATAATAAGCAGGTGGCACTTATAGCACCTACAACAGTACTTGCAGAACAGCATTATAAGAGGTTCTGCCAGAGATTTTCAGGGTATCCCATAACAATAGAAAATCTTTCAAGGCTTACCCAGGGAAAATCAAAGGAAATACTGAAAAATCTTAAAAAAGGCACAATAGATATGGTTATTGGTACACACAGGCTGTTAAGCGATGATGTGGAATTTAACAATATCGGGTTACTTATAATAGATGAAGAGCAGAAATTTGGAGTGAAGGCAAAGGAAACGTTAAAGAAGAAAAGACAGAAGCTGGATGTGCTCACACTTACAGCAACACCTATTCCAAGAACGTTAAATCTTGCGCTGCT
This window of the Leptotrichia sp. oral taxon 215 str. W9775 genome carries:
- a CDS encoding DEAD/DEAH box helicase → MQSLKFLDKIDRNALKLESKIYRGAIPWFLLCSNEKKIVYVSTSNRNLENYYSMLEGYSGDMEKDLSIFENTSSNKEDLTGINIEILDILKNRSNFILFLNLQITLDIFFEKVNFLNFKTGSEYKFSEIADFLVENGYEQSYMVEKKGEFSRRGDILDIFPPNMENPIRFEFFDEELESIREFDVDSQRSLSRLEEIKIFGNILSGNNYELVELIEELRGDDVIIVLENEELLNYKMEEYILINREKENVYRKRFENLKKKGSIIETVNFTEEQMETFKDKEKLNKLSKTKKVQLYTKTYAKKLEDYREIYNKKQIDIINYELFEGFIVKDTFVLTDRELDGYIYEKKRKVNKGIKYKKANQILEDDYVIHVQYGVGIYKGIQTMDGTDYLKIKYADEDILYIPVEKLNRLEKYVSYGEEPKLYKLGTRGFKRKRKKLAEDIEKFAAELIKIQAQRQSQNGFVYQKDTVWQEEFEALFPFEETEDQKKAIRDVKEDMESPRIMDRIVCGDVGYGKTEVAMRAAFKAIENNKQVALIAPTTVLAEQHYKRFCQRFSGYPITIENLSRLTQGKSKEILKNLKKGTIDMVIGTHRLLSDDVEFNNIGLLIIDEEQKFGVKAKETLKKKRQKLDVLTLTATPIPRTLNLALLGIREISIIDTPPVNRLPIITEVINGTDDEIKIAILKELSRDGQVFYIYNEVKNMKYKLEELKKILPDFVKMEFIHGQLPPKEIKDKLKRFEQGEFDILMASTIIENGIDVANANTILIENFTGLGLSQVYQLRGRVGRSDRQGYCYLLKTGSITSKGKKKEESMYKVEGIKSGGFQISLEDMKIRGAGEILGDRQHGTIETFGYDLYIKMLNEEIRKQKGEYKEKIENVEIILDEKGYIPEKYIQREERLNIYKRFAMAETYSELSELVKEVKDRFGKIPEETLKFILSVKFKIFAELNHIHKIEEKPETFELYFEKEGIRELISEMSKIFRWRDISEKYDSLLIKEKTKISEQFTVKEVSKEELQKYIRNIEE